Proteins from one Tetrapisispora phaffii CBS 4417 chromosome 8, complete genome genomic window:
- the TPHA0H01560 gene encoding uncharacterized protein (similar to Saccharomyces cerevisiae YDR338C; ancestral locus Anc_5.390), giving the protein MVNILTKTLSNAHSNLQTTGLGIGNTHRRISLGFFPPNKKNLLVRKYRKRRNRVEDQRSYYSLGEDFSSSVRDSSLHPFLGDIIEEIGHEGNYSHGGDELSRTVSLPSHLSDVTDYISDNDRNNGDNDHMISFMANSDIEDQAALSSIAGSHNRESDYDEFMKQIYAYKNNINSQLSAKVHTSQRRPSFVTVSSRGSIPTVYQERYGTHPELYGGIRPEDVTYMSELAILCSYSFPLIFTFLLEQIFPIVCSITVAHLGKTELASVSLGAMTSNITLAVFEGISTSLDTLCPQAYGAGRHKSVGIHMQRCIVFSLILYIPFAFMWYYSEHLLKLVIPEKELVTLTSQFLRVQILGAPGYIGFENLKRFLQAQGIFDAGIYVLMICAPLNILMSYLLVWNKYIGFGFIGSAIAVVINFWLMFILLVLYVIFIDGKKCWGGFSKKAFKHWKDLAQLAFSGIIMLEAEELSYELLTLFSSYFGSTYLAVQSAVSTMAALLYMVPFAIGIATSTRIANFIGAKLTHCAYISSQVGLSMSQAAGLVNCFLLIGFRKHIARIFSQDAEVIELIIDLLPLVGCVQIFDALNAVAGSCLRGQGMQTLGSIVNLITYYLFAIPFGMFLSQWYDLKLYGLWIGIGSGMFIIGVIESYYVLKPDWEQILNYSEILKETENDEDSNSEYFTDSDNDESEDTPLLN; this is encoded by the coding sequence ATGGTGAATATACTGACGAAAACACTATCAAATGCACATTCAAATTTACAAACAACTGGTCTGGGGATAGGAAACACCCACAGAAGAATATCTTTAGGTTTTTTTCCCccaaataaaaaaaacttATTAGTAAGAAAATATAGAAAGAGAAGGAATAGAGTCGAGGATCAAAGAAGTTACTATTCATTAGGGGAAGACTTTTCTAGTTCTGTTCGTGATTCAAGCCTCCACCCTTTTCTTGGTGATATTATCGAAGAAATAGGTCATGAGGGGAATTATTCTCATGGTGGTGATGAACTAAGTCGAACGGTCTCTTTACCTTCTCATTTATCGGATGTCACGGATTACATTTCAGATAATGATAGGAACAATGGAGATAATGACCATATGATTTCCTTTATGGCTAATTCAGATATTGAAGACCAAGCAGCCTTAAGTTCCATTGCTGGAAGTCATAATAGAGAATCAGACTATGACGAGTTCatgaaacaaatatatgcatacaaaaataacataaaCTCGCAGTTATCAGCTAAAGTACATACGTCACAAAGAAGACCATCATTTGTAACAGTGAGTAGTAGAGGATCAATACCTACGGTATATCAAGAGCGTTACGGGACTCATCCCGAGTTATATGGAGGTATACGTCCTGAAGATGTTACGTATATGTCTGAATTAGCAATTTTATGTTCATATTCATTCCCTTTAATATTCACATTTTTGCTGGAACAGATTTTTCCCATAGTTTGCTCTATCACAGTTGCACATCTAGGAAAGACAGAACTTGCTTCGGTTTCTTTGGGTGCAATGACATCTAATATAACACTTGCAGTTTTTGAGGGTATTTCAACCAGTTTGGATACATTATGTCCTCAAGCTTACGGTGCTGGTAGACACAAAAGTGTTGGAATTCATATGCAAAGGTGCATTGTATtctctttaattttatatatccCATTTGCATTTATGTGGTATTATTCAGAACacttattaaaattagttATACCTGAAAAAGAATTGGTTACATTAACATCACAATTTTTAAGAGTTCAGATACTTGGAGCTCCTGGTTATATTGGTTTTGAAAACTTGAAAAGATTTTTGCAAGCACAAGGCATATTTGATGCTGGTATATATGTCTTAATGATATGTGCCCCATTAAATATCCTAATGAGTTATCTTCTAGTGtggaataaatatattggatTCGGGTTTATTGGTTCTGCAATTGCAGTGGTTATCAATTTTTGGTTAATGTTCATATTATTGGTTCTATAtgtaatatttattgaCGGGAAGAAATGCTGGGGTGGGTTTTCGAAAAAGGCCTTTAAGCATTGGAAAGATTTAGCCCAGTTAGCATTTTCTGGTATTATTATGTTGGAAGCTGAAGAGCTATCGTATGAATTATTGACTCTATTCAGTTCTTATTTCGGATCTACATATTTAGCAGTCCAATCTGCTGTTTCAACTATGGCAGCTTTGTTATATATGGTTCCCTTTGCCATTGGTATCGCAACTTCCACTAGAATTGCAAACTTTATTGGAGCCAAACTTACTCATTGTGCATATATTTCATCACAAGTTGGCTTAAGTATGTCACAAGCAGCCGGTTTGGTAAACTGTTTTTTACTGATTGGTTTCCGGAAACACATTGCTAGAATATTTTCCCAAGATGCTGAAGTTATTGAATTGATAATAGATCTATTACCTTTAGTAGGTTGTGTTCAGATTTTTGATGCATTAAATGCGGTTGCAGGATCATGTTTAAGAGGTCAAGGTATGCAAACTTTAGGAAGTATTGTTAATCTTATCACATATTATTTGTTCGCAATCCCATTCGGTATGTTTTTAAGTCAATGGtatgatttaaaattatatggCTTATGGATTGGTATTGGATCAGGAATGTTTATAATAGGTGTCATTGAATCATACTATGTACTCAAACCAGATTGGgaacaaattttaaattattctGAGATTTTAAAGGAAACAGAAAACGATGAAGATTCTAATAGTGAATATTTTACGGATTctgataatgatgaatcTGAAGATACTCCtctattaaattaa
- the TPHA0H01570 gene encoding sugar porter family MFS transporter (similar to Saccharomyces cerevisiae HXT5 (YHR096C) and HXT3 (YDR345C); ancestral locus Anc_5.396), giving the protein MSSVAPEDTSVPNPSVTNEQVAGTPNEYNVNGQFPRVSMQQSSEFETAHTQSTNDHSVLAGKSAGSNLQEEGSIFNEPGEKDELTVMEKEADMQVKTKKKKDLTFVAICCVMVAFGGFIFGWDTGTISGFIRQTDFIRRFGQTRSDGTSYLSNVRTGLVVSIFNIGCAIGGIVLTKVGDVYGRKIGLYFVVTVYIIGIIIQIASINKWYQYFIGRIISGLGVGGIAVLSPMLISEVSPKQLRGTLVSCYQLMITAGIFLGYCTNFGTKNYSNSVQWRVPLGLSFAWALFMIIGTSFVPESPRFLVETGRIEEAKRALAKTNKTSPDSSFVLVELEKYEAAIEAETVAGKAGWSELVTGKPQMFRRTIIGMMIQSLQQLTGANYFFYYGTTIFQAVGLSDSFETAIVLGIVNFASTFVALYVVDRYGRRNCLLWGCVGMVCCYVVYASVGVTRLYPNGQSQPTSQGAGNCMIVFACFFIFCFATTWAPIAYVIVSETYPLRIRGKAISIANACNWIWGFLISFFTPFITSAINFYYGYVFMGCMVFAYFFVFFIVPETKGLTLEEVNEMYEENVLPWKSSAWIPPSRRDANYNVDQLKEDKRPWYKRMPGQNKDKDRDAKGEVGQERDTKSPWYKKFSKKTSEV; this is encoded by the coding sequence ATGTCGTCTGTCGCACCGGAAGATACGTCGGTGCCAAATCCGAGCGTCACAAATGAACAAGTAGCTGGAACTCCTAATGAgtacaatgtaaatggaCAATTTCCAAGGGTTTCAATGCAGCAAAGCTCAGAATTTGAAACTGCTCATACTCAGTCAACGAATGATCATTCTGTTTTAGCTGGGAAATCTGCCGGATCTAATTTACAGGAAGAAGGAAGTATTTTCAACGAACCTGGTGAGAAGGATGAATTGACTGTAATGGAGAAAGAGGCTGACATGCAAGTTAagacaaaaaaaaagaaagatcTAACCTTTGTTGCAATTTGTTGTGTTATGGTTGCGTTTGGTggttttatttttggttGGGATACTGGTACCATCTCTGGTTTCATCAGACAAACAGATTTCATTAGAAGGTTCGGACAAACAAGATCTGATGGAACatcatatttatcaaatgtCAGAACTGGTTTAGTTGTCtccattttcaatattggCTGTGCCATTGGTGGTATTGTTCTAACAAAAGTGGGTGATGTCTATGGTCGTAAGATTGGTTTGTATTTTGTTGTGACAGTATACATAATTGGTATTATTATACAAATTGCATCCATTAACAAGTGGTaccaatattttattgGTAGAATTATCTCTGGTCTTGGAGTTGGTGGTATTGCTGTTCTTTCTCCAATGTTAATTTCTGAGGTGTCTCCCAAACAATTAAGAGGTACACTAGTTTCCTGTTACCAATTAATGATTACGGCTGGAATATTCTTAGGTTACTGTACAAATTTTGGTACTAAAAACTATTCCAATTCAGTGCAATGGAGAGTGCCACTAGGTTTAAGTTTTGCCTGGGCATTATTTATGATAATTGGTACTTCATTTGTACCTGAATCACCTCGTTTCTTGGTAGAAACCGGTAGAATCGAGGAAGCTAAACGAGCTTTAGCCAAAACTAATAAGACAAGCCCTGATTCAAGTTTTGTTTTGGTTGAGTTGGAAAAATATGAAGCTGCTATTGAAGCTGAAACAGTTGCTGGGAAAGCTGGATGGTCTGAATTGGTCACAGGTAAACCTCAAATGTTCAGAAGAACTATCATCGGAATGATGATTCAATCTTTACAACAGTTGACTGGtgcaaattattttttctacTATGGTACTACAATCTTTCAAGCAGTGGGATTGAGTGACTCTTTTGAAACAGCAATCGTTTTAGGTATTGTTAACTTTGCCTCGACCTTTGTTGCCCTTTACGTCGTTGACCGTTATGGTCGTCGTAATTGTCTATTATGGGGTTGTGTAGGTATGGTATGTTGCTATGTAGTTTACGCAAGTGTCGGAGTAACAAGATTATATCCAAATGGGCAAAGTCAGCCCACGTCTCAAGGTGCTGGTAATTGTATGATTGTATTTGCAtgtttcttcatcttttgCTTTGCAACTACATGGGCTCCAATTGCCTATGTTATCGTTTCTGAAACATATCCTTTAAGAATTAGAGGTAAGGCTATATCAATTGCAAATGCATGTAATTGGATATGGGGTTttctaatttcattttttacaCCATTTATAACATCTGCCATTAACTTTTACTACGGTTATGTGTTTATGGGCTGTATGGTTTTTGCTTActtctttgttttctttatcGTTCCAGAAACTAAAGGTTTAACTTTAGAAGAAGTTAATGAAATGTATGAGGAAAACGTCCTCCCATGGAAGTCGTCGGCATGGATTCCACCATCAAGGAGAGATGCAAATTATAATGTCGACCAATTAAAGGAAGACAAGAGACCATGGTATAAAAGAATGCCAGGTCAAAACAAGGATAAGGATAGAGATGCAAAAGGAGAAGTAGGCCAAGAAAGGGACACCAAATCTCCTTggtataaaaaattttctaaaaagACAAGTGAAGTCTGA
- the SVF1 gene encoding Svf1p (similar to Saccharomyces cerevisiae SVF1 (YDR346C); ancestral locus Anc_5.397), whose amino-acid sequence MLKWIQGGLSAVTGIAEPEYGKEYIHPATERVVEEKRQPFVELKKEDVDWINPDHTNVETATFYFSNLDTGVLGFAQIIHSNIIGYITQAQFTFRIYDSRNPGNLNLWTSTKLENFKIEGPNFYADNLSLELNEENTEYHFVSSVNDDSKIDLTFTRLVPGVKVGDNSTTYYGDNIEEPWGTMRHVFWPRNSVVGTIDLKKPIEVKSATNGESETQDNEEGQEENDQDESESNEEIQKEDINIKFTKEYPVYSLFIMAVQGMKPHHAAKTWNFLNFHSEEGSTVLIEFTTPKSYANTKVSIGIVTSKEDILAVTVDNNYEHLNSEVDEIGWKVPKNIQVTLNGIKSNISDEQVAGGELTDADKFTAVYEAKLEQLVERVDVMSEIPQFVKNIVSGIAGTKPYIYQYANIEDCTLKINEKSIKGLGWMEVTFISESDAITEESYNEN is encoded by the coding sequence ATGTTAAAGTGGATTCAGGGTGGTTTATCAGCTGTTACAGGTATTGCTGAACCTGAATATGGtaaagaatatattcatCCAGCTACTGAAAGAGTTGTCGAAGAGAAAAGACAACCTTTTGTTGAATTAAAGAAGGAAGATGTAGATTGGATTAATCCGGACCATACTAATGTCGAAACTGCTACTTTCTATTTCAGTAATTTAGATACTGGTGTTCTAGGTTTCGCTCAAATTATTCATTCAAACATTATTGGTTATATCACTCAAGCTCAATTTACTTTCAGAATTTATGATTCGAGAAACCCAggtaatttaaatttatggACTTCAActaaattagaaaattttaaaatcgAAGGTCCAAATTTCTATGCTGATAATTTATCTCTAGAGTTGAATGAAGAAAACACTGAATATcattttgtttcttctgTCAATGATGATTCCAAAATAGATCTGACTTTTACTAGATTAGTACCAGGTGTTAAAGTTGGTGATAATTCAACTACTTACTACGGTGACAACATTGAGGAACCATGGGGAACAATGAGACATGTATTTTGGCCAAGAAATTCAGTGGTTGGCACCattgatttgaaaaaacCTATTGAAGTTAAATCTGCAACTAATGGTGAATCTGAAACTCaagataatgaagaagGTCAGGAAGAAAATGATCAAGATGAATCAGAAAGTAACGAAGAAATTCAGAAAGAAGATATCAACATCAAATTCACTAAGGAATATCCTgtatattctttatttataatgGCTGTACAAGGAATGAAACCTCATCATGCCGCTAAAACttggaattttttaaatttccaTTCTGAAGAAGGTTCTACTGTATTGATCGAATTTACTACCCCCAAATCTTATGCTAACACTAAAGTTTCTATCGGTATCGTCACATCAAAGGAGGACATCTTAGCAGTTACAGTGGATAACAACTATGAACATTTAAATAGTGAAGTTGATGAAATCGGTTGGAAGGTTCCAAAAAACATCCAAGTTACATTAAACGGTATAAAGTCCAATATTTCTGATGAACAAGTGGCAGGGGGCGAGCTTACCGATGCTGATAAATTTACTGCTGTCTATGAAGCAAAGCTAGAACAGTTAGTCGAAAGAGTAGATGTCATGAGCGAAATACCTCAATTTGTAAAAAACATTGTTTCTGGTATTGCCGGTACCAAACCATACATTTATCAATATGCCAATATTGAAGACTGTACTCTTAAGATTAATGAAAAGAGCATCAAAGGTCTAGGCTGGATGGAAGTTACATTCATCAGTGAGTCAGATGCTATCACCGAGGAATCCTACAACGAAAATTGA
- the TPHA0H01590 gene encoding Pal1 family protein (similar to Saccharomyces cerevisiae YDR348C and YHR097C; ancestral locus Anc_5.399), which translates to MTSSQYSKFSRSLGDLSNIKEIPLSTDEKRRQHVRYKVGNNSHSNNNLKRRKAYQRGKEHSSELREQDRSGEVPSNDRNQRKIKRAESLERHYKTTPRRSNSFSHIEKDGSDYEIASNEKTFSRPRLQSGKCDRIDELDVTATFGRLFHHEGPFDAVAAYTNMNYKVAPIYAFPPDGANNTLGPLRKTRFTGIAKSDLYYRPRFLYDNELDMSGNEENNQYNSLYDNPDNSSSSLCCFDSKTNVKKVNGPATAGLGSSTFIDGCPASRNEVLKYYTQEKANKNKHLQFFKKS; encoded by the coding sequence ATGACAAGTTCCCAGTATTCTAAATTTTCCAGGTCATTGGGTGATTtgtcaaatattaaagaaattccACTATCCACTGACGAAAAAAGAAGACAGCATGTAAGGTATAAAGTGGGTAATAATTCTCACTCTAACAATAATCTGAAAAGGAGAAAGGCATATCAAAGAGGCAAAGAACACTCGTCAGAGCTGCGTGAACAAGATAGAAGTGGCGAAGTTCCCTCGAATGATCGTAACCAGAGAAAAATAAAGAGAGCAGAGTCACTAGAACGTCATTATAAGACTACCCCAAGGAGGTCCAATTCCTTCTCTCATATCGAAAAAGATGGATCAGACTATGAAATAGCATCTAATGAAAAAACTTTTTCTAGACCAAGGTTGCAATCTGGAAAATGTGACCGAATCGATGAGTTGGATGTCACCGCGACATTTGGAAGACTTTTCCACCACGAAGGTCCTTTTGATGCAGTTGCAGCATACACAAACATGAATTATAAAGTAGCACCAATTTATGCTTTTCCTCCAGATGGAGCCAACAATACTCTAGGACCACTTAGAAAAACAAGGTTTACTGGAATCGCCAAGTCTGATTTATATTACAGGCCAAGATTTTTATATGACAATGAACTTGACATGAGTGGCAATGAAGAGAATAATCAATACAATTCACTATATGACAATCCTGATAATTCTAGTTCCTCACTGTGTTGTTTTGATTCTAAGACCAACGTCAAAAAAGTCAACGGCCCAGCAACTGCAGGATTAGGTTCAAGCACGTTCATAGATGGATGTCCTGCTTCACGAAATGAAGTCTTAAAGTACTACACACAAGAAAAGgctaataaaaacaaacatTTACAGTTCTTCAAGAAATCCTAG